AGGGCAGGCAGAGATAGAAGAACAGCTCGCAGGAGAGCGACCAGCTCACCGTGTTCACGCTGTAGAAGTAGCCGGGCGTGGGGTTCCAGGCCTGGAGCAGGAGCAGGTTGCCGCCCGCCGCCCAGAGGTTGACCGGGTCGGCGAACCAGAGGCCGACGAGGAGCACCACGGCCCACATCAACAGGTGGTTCGGATAGATCTTGGCCAGCCGTCGGCGCAGGAACGTGCGCCGACGCTCCCCCGGACGGTACGACCAGACCAGCACGAATCCACTGAGGATGAAGAAGAACTCGACGCCGGAGAGACCGAGGGCGAACGCCTTGTCCACCACCGCCTTGAAGTCCGGCTCGGCGACGATCCGCATGGTGGCGACGTGGAAGCCGAAGACCAGCAGCGCGGCGATCCAGCGCAGCCCGGTCAGGGACGGCAGCCGGGCCGGTGGCGGGGCCGCCGGAGGCGCGACGGCCGGGGCGGTCGGGGCGCTGGTCATGCCGGGCACCCTACCGGCAGGTACGCCACGCCGGACGCACCGCCCGGCGGGGCGATCGTCGTACGCCTGTTCGAACGTCGGGTAGGATCGGTGGCGTGTCCGACGCCGCCTACCAGCCCTCGATGCTGGACCTCACCGACGACGGTCCCACCCTGGGTCCGCTCGCCGGCCGGGTGCGCCGGCACGAGCTGAGCCGGGGCGCCTGGGTGGACCATTTGCCCGGCTGGGTGCAGGGCTCCGACGCGGTGCTCGACACCCTGCTGCACGAGGTGCCCTGGCGGGCCGAGCGCCGCACCATGTGGGACGCCGAGGTCGACGTCCCCCGCCTGCTCTGCTGGTACGGCGCCGGCCGGCCCCTGCCCCACCCGGTGCTCACCGCGGCCCGCAAGGCGCTGACCCGCCACTACGCGCCGGAACTCGGCGAGCCCTTCGTCACCGCCGGGATGTGCCTCTACCGCACCGGGCGGGACA
This genomic interval from Micromonospora sp. CCTCC AA 2012012 contains the following:
- a CDS encoding alpha-ketoglutarate-dependent dioxygenase AlkB, giving the protein MSDAAYQPSMLDLTDDGPTLGPLAGRVRRHELSRGAWVDHLPGWVQGSDAVLDTLLHEVPWRAERRTMWDAEVDVPRLLCWYGAGRPLPHPVLTAARKALTRHYAPELGEPFVTAGMCLYRTGRDSVAWHGDTLGRSAHSDTMVAIVSFGSPRPLLLRPRGGGASLRFPLGHGDLVVMGGSCQRTWEHTIPKTARPVGPRVSVQFRPAGVA